A genomic window from Glycine max cultivar Williams 82 chromosome 17, Glycine_max_v4.0, whole genome shotgun sequence includes:
- the LOC100813001 gene encoding THO complex subunit 5B isoform X1 — protein sequence MEDGDTTEEAVVVPVSNGDEQSFSHSSSRQRDSEEESPHETLRNTKASIENIVAEILSLKNQAKPKPLLTLRLRELLTQTFLHFVTLRQANRSILLEEERARTETERAKVPLELTTQKLQNLSYEKSQFVKAIKVCNDFKSKYPDIEVVSEEEFFRGAPQDMKDSVLSNHSEHNLVLKRLNFELFQRKELCKLHDKLEQKRKTLLDTIANRKKFLSSLPSHLKSLKKASLPVQNQLGVQHTKKLKRHHTAELLPPPLYVIYSQLLAQKEAFGESIDVEIIGSVKDAQAFSHHLAHKDTGISTTVESPKLENNEPDEDGQRQSKRPRRFQGKESLDQAGIFQIHPLTVNLHVYDDEVTDLESAKLISLKFEYLMQLNIICVGNEASNSGSENDILSDLFPDDTGLELPHQSAKLCVGNAIMFNGDRTARPYKWAQHLAGIDFLPEVAPLLLASRETSDSGEAAKGEDFITSLSQYRQQNRLQTVLQKIRSRIKAQLALQ from the exons ATGGAAGACGGCGATACGACGGAGGAGGCGGTTGTCGTTCCGGTCTCAAACGGCGACGAGCAATCGTTTTCTCATTCTTCCTCACGGCAACGCGATTCGGAGGAGGAATCTCCGCACGAAACGTTGCGTAACACAAAAGCTTCAATAGAGAACATCGTAGCCGAGATTCTCTCTCTGAAGAACCAGGCAAAACCCAAACCACTCCTCACTCTCCGACTCCGAGAGCTCCTCACTCAAACGTTCCTCCACTTCGTCACTCTCCGCCAG GCAAATCGCTCGATCTTGCTGGAGGAGGAGCGCGCAAGAACGGAAACGGAGCGTGCGAAGGTGCCTCTGGAACTCACCACACAGAAGCTTCAGAACCTGAGTTATGAGAAGAGTCAATTCGTGAAAGCGATAAAGGTGTGTAACGATTTCAAGTCGAAGTATCCTGATATTGAAGTGGTGTCGGAGGAAGAGTTTTTTCGCGGCGCGCCGCAGGATATGAAGGATTCCGTTTTGTCCAATCACAGTGAGCATAATCTCGTGCTTAAGAGGCTCAATTTCGAGCTCTTTCAG CGCAAAGAGCTTTGCAAACTTCATGACAAACtggaacagaaaaggaaaacccTTCTGGATACAATTGCAAACCGAAAGAAGTTCTTATCTAGCCTCCCTTCACATCTCAAGTCTCTTAAGAAAGCATCGTTGCCGGTGCAAAATCAACTAGGAGTTCAGCATACTAAGAAACTAAAGCGGCATCATACAGCAGAGTTGCTTCCACCACCTCTTTATGTGATTTACTCACAGTTGTTGGCTCAAAAGGAGGCGTTTGGAGAATCTATTGATGTGGAGATTATAGGAAGTGTCAAAGATGCTCAAGCTTTTTCCCACCATCTAGCTcacaaggacactg GCATTTCCACCACTGTGGAGAGTCCTAAATTGGAAAACAATGAACCTGATGAAGATGGTCAGAGACAGAGTAAAAGGCCAAGGAGGTTTCAAGGCAAGGAGAGCCTTGACCAGGCAGGAATATTTCAAATTCACCCACTTACTGTCAATCTCCATGTGTATGATGATGAGGTTACTGATCTTGAGTCTGCAAAACTCATTTCTCTAAAGTTTGAGTACTTGATGCAGTTGAATATTATATGTGTTGGAAACGAAGCATCTAATAGTGGTTCTGAGAATGACATCTTAAGCGATTTATTCCCAGATGACACCGGTCTCGAGCTTCCTCACCAG TCAGCTAAGCTCTGTGTCGGGAATGCTATAATGTTCAATGGTGATAGAACTGCACGTCCTTACAAATGGGCACAGCACCTGGCGGGTATTGATTTCTTGCCTGAGGTGGCTCCCTTGCTGCTTGCTAGCCGTGAAACTTCAGACAGTGGTGAAGCTGCCAAAGGTGAAGACTTCATAACTAGTCTTTCACAATATCGCCAACAAAACCGATTACAGACAGTTCTGCAAAAAATTCGATCAAGGATAAAAGCTCAGTTGGCTCTTCAATAA
- the LOC100813001 gene encoding THO complex subunit 5B isoform X2 has translation MEDGDTTEEAVVVPVSNGDEQSFSHSSSRQRDSEEESPHETLRNTKASIENIVAEILSLKNQAKPKPLLTLRLRELLTQTFLHFVTLRQANRSILLEEERARTETERAKVPLELTTQKLQNLSYEKSQFVKAIKVCNDFKSKYPDIEVVSEEEFFRGAPQDMKDSVLSNHSEHNLVLKRLNFELFQRKELCKLHDKLEQKRKTLLDTIANRKKFLSSLPSHLKSLKKASLPVQNQLGVQHTKKLKRHHTAELLPPPLYVIYSQLLAQKEAFGESIDVEIIGSVKDAQAFSHHLAHKDTGISTTVESPKLENNEPDEDGQRQSKRPRRFQGKESLDQLNIICVGNEASNSGSENDILSDLFPDDTGLELPHQSAKLCVGNAIMFNGDRTARPYKWAQHLAGIDFLPEVAPLLLASRETSDSGEAAKGEDFITSLSQYRQQNRLQTVLQKIRSRIKAQLALQ, from the exons ATGGAAGACGGCGATACGACGGAGGAGGCGGTTGTCGTTCCGGTCTCAAACGGCGACGAGCAATCGTTTTCTCATTCTTCCTCACGGCAACGCGATTCGGAGGAGGAATCTCCGCACGAAACGTTGCGTAACACAAAAGCTTCAATAGAGAACATCGTAGCCGAGATTCTCTCTCTGAAGAACCAGGCAAAACCCAAACCACTCCTCACTCTCCGACTCCGAGAGCTCCTCACTCAAACGTTCCTCCACTTCGTCACTCTCCGCCAG GCAAATCGCTCGATCTTGCTGGAGGAGGAGCGCGCAAGAACGGAAACGGAGCGTGCGAAGGTGCCTCTGGAACTCACCACACAGAAGCTTCAGAACCTGAGTTATGAGAAGAGTCAATTCGTGAAAGCGATAAAGGTGTGTAACGATTTCAAGTCGAAGTATCCTGATATTGAAGTGGTGTCGGAGGAAGAGTTTTTTCGCGGCGCGCCGCAGGATATGAAGGATTCCGTTTTGTCCAATCACAGTGAGCATAATCTCGTGCTTAAGAGGCTCAATTTCGAGCTCTTTCAG CGCAAAGAGCTTTGCAAACTTCATGACAAACtggaacagaaaaggaaaacccTTCTGGATACAATTGCAAACCGAAAGAAGTTCTTATCTAGCCTCCCTTCACATCTCAAGTCTCTTAAGAAAGCATCGTTGCCGGTGCAAAATCAACTAGGAGTTCAGCATACTAAGAAACTAAAGCGGCATCATACAGCAGAGTTGCTTCCACCACCTCTTTATGTGATTTACTCACAGTTGTTGGCTCAAAAGGAGGCGTTTGGAGAATCTATTGATGTGGAGATTATAGGAAGTGTCAAAGATGCTCAAGCTTTTTCCCACCATCTAGCTcacaaggacactg GCATTTCCACCACTGTGGAGAGTCCTAAATTGGAAAACAATGAACCTGATGAAGATGGTCAGAGACAGAGTAAAAGGCCAAGGAGGTTTCAAGGCAAGGAGAGCCTTGACCAG TTGAATATTATATGTGTTGGAAACGAAGCATCTAATAGTGGTTCTGAGAATGACATCTTAAGCGATTTATTCCCAGATGACACCGGTCTCGAGCTTCCTCACCAG TCAGCTAAGCTCTGTGTCGGGAATGCTATAATGTTCAATGGTGATAGAACTGCACGTCCTTACAAATGGGCACAGCACCTGGCGGGTATTGATTTCTTGCCTGAGGTGGCTCCCTTGCTGCTTGCTAGCCGTGAAACTTCAGACAGTGGTGAAGCTGCCAAAGGTGAAGACTTCATAACTAGTCTTTCACAATATCGCCAACAAAACCGATTACAGACAGTTCTGCAAAAAATTCGATCAAGGATAAAAGCTCAGTTGGCTCTTCAATAA
- the LOC100794194 gene encoding glutamate receptor 2.6, which yields MSPFTCTSSIIHEFNWRKVTAIYEHSNFFASHSEILTRLSYSLSLVNAEIDHYVAFPSIIITLSNPIENYIEQELVRLKNKSNRVFLLIQSSLEFSTLLFEKVRQMGMMEEGSEWIITDDVATHLDSLDSSIMFNMQGIMGCKTTFMETSETFKRFKFVFGRKFGLEYPEEENSQLPSYKELAYWSLRYDFSENLVEHVVVNTTTTISVGSARVLLGSVDWPGGLKTVPKGWAYNSTEGRPLKIGVPAIDPCPQFVNVSHDKRLNETQFTGFSINVFESVVKRRPYHLPFVFVPFYGSYDQIVEQVNNKDLDAAVGDIQVVEHRYAFAEFSHPYVESGIAMVVKVKADRSKETWMFMDAFTKEMWMLMAVMHLFIAFVIWFIEGENNSELKSLGAILWFSVTTLFFVHREPVKSNLARAVLAPWLFAILIVTSSFTASLSSMMTVSHLEPSVPDIQTLLGTNAIIGCNKNTFLVHYLVDELKFNPEI from the exons ATGTCACCCTTCACATGCACTTCATCCATCATACACGAATTCAATTGGAGAAAAGTCACAGCAATTTACGAACACAGCAACTTCTTTGCCTCTCATTCAGAAATATTAACAAGACTCTCATATTCTCTCAGTCTAGTTAATGCTGAAATAGACCACTATGTTGCTTTTCCTTCAATAATAATCACTCTTTCAAACCCAATAGAAAACTACATAGAACAAGAACTTGTAAGGCTCAAGAACAAGAGCAATAGGGTGTTCTTGCTTATTCAATCTTCCTTAGAGTTTTCCACATTGCTATTTGAGAAGGTAAGGCAAATGGGAATGATGGAAGAAGGGTCGGAGTGGATCATCACTGATGATGTAGCTACTCATCTTGATTCATTGGATTCTTCTATCATGTTTAACATGCAAGGTATTATGGGGTGCAAAACCACCTTCATGGAAACGAGTGAAACGTTCAAACGTTTCAAATTTGTGTTTGGGAGGAAGTTCGGATTGGAATACCCTGAAGAGGAAAACTCCCAGTTACCAA GTTACAAAGAGTTAGCATATTGGTCATTGAGGTATGATTTCAGTGAGAACCTTGTTGAGCATGTGGTGGtgaacacaacaacaacaattagtGTTGGTTCTGCTAGAGTGCTTTTAGGTTCTGTGGATTGGCCTGGTGGGTTGAAAACAGTTCCAAAAGGTTGGGCTTACAATAGCACTGAAGGAAGGCCTTTGAAAATTGGGGTTCCAGCAATTGATCCATGCCCTCAGTTTGTGAATGTGAGTCATGATAAGAGACTGAATGAAACCCAATTCACAGGTTTCTCTATCAATGTCTTTGAATCAGTTGTTAAGCGCCGGCCTTATCACCtgccttttgtttttgttccatTCTATGGCTCTTATGATCAAATAGTTGAACAAGTGAACAATAAG GACCTTGATGCTGCTGTTGGAGATATTCAAGTGGTGGAACATAGATATGCATTTGCGGAATTCTCTCATCCGTATGTTGAATCTGGTATAGCCATGGTGGTGAAAGTAAAGGCAGATAGATCCAAAGAAACCTGGATGTTCATGGACGCTTTTACAAAAGAAATGTGGATGTTGATGGCAGTGATGCACCTGTTCATAGCATTTGTAATATGGTTCATTGAAGGTGAAAACAATTCAGAGTTGAAGAGTCTTGGGGCCATTCTCTGGTTTTCTGTCACCACATTATTCTTTGTACACA GAGAACCTGTGAAGAGCAACTTGGCTCGAGCTGTGCTAGCACCTTGGTTATTTGCTATTCTCATAGTGACTTCAAGTTTTACTGCGAGTCTTTCATCCATGATGACAGTGTCCCATCTTGAACCATCTGTGCCAGATATACAAACACTGCTGGGGACAAACGCAATCATAGGCTGCAACAAGAACACTTTTTTGGTCCATTACTTAGTTGATGAACTCAAATTCAACCCTGAGATTTGA
- the LOC100814085 gene encoding serine/threonine-protein kinase tricornered: MDGYDGTVRLGAINLKHDRAADFDSATAAPDVSVSSPVTRQKAAAAKQFIENHYKNYLQGLQDRKDRRRALQRKVQESQVSAEEQEEMMRNLERRETEYMRLQRRKIGIDDFEQLTVIGKGAFGEVRLCRAKDTGEIFAMKKLKKSEMLSRGQVEHVRSERNLLAEVDSRCIVKLHYSFQDSDFLYLIMEYLPGGDIMTLLMREDILSEDVARFYIAESILAIHSIHQHNYVHRDIKPDNLILDKNGHLKLSDFGLCKPLDDKYSSILLENDDLTSQESTSETEGYSVSPWLMPKEQLQQWKRNRRALAYSTVGTLDYMAPEVLLKKGYGIECDWWSLGAIMYEMLIGYPPFCSDDPRMACRKIVNWKTCLKFPDEPKISAEAKDLICRLLCDVDSRLGTRGIEEIKAHPWFKGVQWDMLYESEAAYKPTVTGDLDTQNFEKFPEVDGPPSVTATVGPWRKMLTSKDNNFIGYTFKKSDILKSLESSDADIRVNGSSKTPSLITLLGRIDLQDTIIPERKDWALE, translated from the exons ATGGACGGTTACGACGGCACCGTCAGGCTCGGTGCCATCAACCTCAAGCACGATCGCGCCGCCGATTTCGACTCCGCCACCGCCGCCCCCGACGTCTCCGTCTCCTCTCCGGTCACGCGCCAGAAAGCCGCTGCCGCCAAACAATTCATCGAGAATCACTATAAAAACTATCTCCAAGGATTGCAGGATCGCAAAGACAG ACGCAGAGCACTTCAGAGGAAAGTGCAAGAATCTCAGGTATCGGCTGAGGAGCAGGAGGAAATGATGAGGAACTTGGAGCGCCGAGAAACTGAGTACATGAGGCTTCAGAGACGTAAAATTGGAATCGATGACTTTGAGCAGTTAACTGTAATTGGGAAAGGTGCTTTCGGTGAG GTGAGGTTATGTCGTGCAAAAGATACAGGAGAGATTTTTGCCATGAAGAAATTGAAGAAGTCGGAGATGCTTAGTCGCGGACAG GTGGAACATGTTCGATCTGAGAGGAACTTGCTGGCAGAGGTTGATAGCAGATGCATAGTCAAACTTCATTATTCATTCCAAGATTCTGATTTCCTCTATCTCATCATGGAATATTTACCTGGTGGTGACATTATGACATTGTTAATGAGGGAAGATATTCTTTCTGAAGATGTTGCTCGCTTCTACATTGCTGAAAGCATTCTTGCTATTCACTCAATACATCAACACAACTATGTACATAG GGATATTAAACCAGATAACCTGATACTAGATAAAAATGGCCATTTGAAGCTTTCAGACTTTGGCTTATGTAAGCCTCTTGATGATAAGTATTCATCAATTTTATTGGAAAATGATGATCTTACCAGTCAAGAATCCACTAGTGAAACTGAAGGATATTCTGTCTCTCCTTGGTTGATGCCAAAGGAACAATTACAGCAGTGGAAACGTAATCGACGTGCATTG GCGTATTCAACTGTTGGAACTCTTGATTACATGGCACCTGAAGTTTTGCTCAAGAAGGGCTATGGAATAGAATGTGATTGGTGGTCTCTTGGGGCGATCATGTATGAGATGCTTATTGGGTATCCTCCATTTTGTTCCGACGATCCAAGGATGGCCTGCCGTAAG ATTGTTAACTGGAAAACGTGCCTGAAATTCCCGGACGAACCCAAGATATCAGCTGAAGCAAAGGATCTGATCTGTCGCTTACTATGTGATGTTGACTCAAGACTAGGAACCAGAGGAATCGAAGAAATAAAG GCTCATCCATGGTTCAAGGGTGTTCAGTGGGACATGCTTTATGAATCAGAAGCAGCATATAAACCTACGGTCACTGGGGACTTGGATACTCAAAATTTTGAGAAGTTTCCTGAA GTCGATGGCCCACCATCTGTAACAGCAACTGTTGGACCTTGGCGGAAA ATGCTGACATCCAAAGATAACAATTTCATAGGATATACTTTTAAGAAGTCAGACATCCTTAAATCACTTGAAAGTTCAG ATGCAGATATCAGAGTAAACGGATCATCGAAAACCCCTTCCTTGATTACCTTGTTAG GTCGGATTGATTTGCAAGACACCATCATACCAGAAA GGAAAGACTGGGCACTGGAGTAA
- the LOC100814610 gene encoding cold-regulated protein 27 isoform X1: MKNNFRLIRTEKTRISSPTQGIRETESTMAPEWTDEKHSMYIKSIEASFVNQLYDSKQMKTSYDPATTSGQFKVLRGGCWQKINFERVNPQTSRINQCHDLTENPWIQHYRSSSKQRSIAVSSLQESVTTTSKVVDLGQRKGVPSGSGHLHLCESRVCHKDMLYSDTEMSDQNFVDEEVKGKKQNKKSKVKRQRSLISDAQDNDQMVPNRKSSSGGDFTKNFVSAA; encoded by the exons atgaaGAACAATTTCAGATTAATTAGAACAGAAAAAACTCGAATCAGTTCACCCACACAG GGCATTAGGGAGACAGAATCCACAATGGCTCCAGAGTGGACAGACGAGAAACACAGCATGTATATCAAGTCTATAGAAGCATCTTTCGTTAATCAGTTATATGATTCTAAGCAAATGAAAACTTCATATGACCCTGCTACCACTTCCGGCCAG TTCAAGGTACTACGTGGTGGCTGTTGgcaaaaaatcaattttgagaGAGTGAATCCGCAAACGAGTAGGATTAACCAGTGTCATGACTTGACGGAAAATCCATGGATTCAGCACTACCGATCTTCAAGCAAACAGAGAAGCATAGCAGTTTCATCCCTTCAAGAAAGTGTTACTACCACAAGTAAAGTTGTTGATTTAGGCCAAAGGAAAGGAGTTCCCTCTGGATCAGGACATCTTCATTTGTGTGAATCTCGAGTCTGCCATAAAGATATGCTTTATAGTGATACAG AGATGTCAGACCAGAACTTTGTTGATGAAGAAGTGAAAggcaaaaagcaaaataaaaagagcAAGGTGAAACGACAGAGATCTTTGATAAGTGATGCTCAAGACAATGATCag ATGGTCCCCAACAGAAAATCATCTTCTGGTGGAGATTTTACCAAGAATTTTGTTTCTGCTGCTTAG
- the LOC100814610 gene encoding cold-regulated protein 27 isoform X2, translating into MKNNFRLIRTEKTRISSPTQGIRETESTMAPEWTDEKHSMYIKSIEASFVNQLYDSKQMKTSYDPATTSGQFKVLRGGCWQKINFERVNPQTSRINQCHDLTENPWIQHYRSSSKQRSIAVSSLQESVTTTSKVVDLGQRKGVPSGSGHLHLCESRVCHKDMLYSDTEMSDQNFVDEEVKGKKQNKKSKVKRQRSLISDAQDNDQGTK; encoded by the exons atgaaGAACAATTTCAGATTAATTAGAACAGAAAAAACTCGAATCAGTTCACCCACACAG GGCATTAGGGAGACAGAATCCACAATGGCTCCAGAGTGGACAGACGAGAAACACAGCATGTATATCAAGTCTATAGAAGCATCTTTCGTTAATCAGTTATATGATTCTAAGCAAATGAAAACTTCATATGACCCTGCTACCACTTCCGGCCAG TTCAAGGTACTACGTGGTGGCTGTTGgcaaaaaatcaattttgagaGAGTGAATCCGCAAACGAGTAGGATTAACCAGTGTCATGACTTGACGGAAAATCCATGGATTCAGCACTACCGATCTTCAAGCAAACAGAGAAGCATAGCAGTTTCATCCCTTCAAGAAAGTGTTACTACCACAAGTAAAGTTGTTGATTTAGGCCAAAGGAAAGGAGTTCCCTCTGGATCAGGACATCTTCATTTGTGTGAATCTCGAGTCTGCCATAAAGATATGCTTTATAGTGATACAG AGATGTCAGACCAGAACTTTGTTGATGAAGAAGTGAAAggcaaaaagcaaaataaaaagagcAAGGTGAAACGACAGAGATCTTTGATAAGTGATGCTCAAGACAATGATCag GGAACAAAATAG